A portion of the Nitrospira sp. genome contains these proteins:
- a CDS encoding glycosyltransferase, translated as MACANYWTTPFQVGSHHLARGFVNAGWTVGFVSDPISPLHLLGHARKELASRFQLYRQGGLWDLGKKLWAYVPGALATPRNEPLLRSRALERGWAHLTWPSVGGVVRNHGFGDVDLLYCDSPKHLSWLSHVARVRTVFRVADNTSGFGRTTPAARAAERELAAAADLVVYSAETLKEYVEGLKPRRMAHLPNGVNFSHFARPDVPVPSEYASIRRPVAVYAGYMDAWFDYALVNQLVAALPDVSFVLIGGTPHAHARFAPAANLHLLGPRPFSRLPEYLRAADVGLIPFDVRNHPTLVHSIHPLKLYEYLAAGLPVVATRWRELERLQSPATLCESAEQFVTAIEGCVTREPQRALYRAYAEQADWKHRVSRLLQLAQSG; from the coding sequence ATGGCCTGCGCCAATTACTGGACGACTCCGTTCCAAGTGGGAAGCCACCATCTGGCGCGCGGCTTCGTGAATGCCGGATGGACGGTTGGTTTCGTGTCGGATCCCATTTCTCCGCTGCATCTCCTGGGGCATGCGCGGAAAGAGCTGGCAAGCAGGTTCCAACTGTATCGACAGGGTGGCCTGTGGGATCTCGGCAAGAAACTCTGGGCCTATGTTCCGGGAGCATTGGCCACTCCTCGGAATGAGCCCCTGCTTCGCAGTCGCGCGCTTGAGCGTGGCTGGGCCCATCTGACCTGGCCGTCGGTCGGCGGGGTGGTGCGGAACCACGGCTTCGGTGATGTCGATCTCCTGTACTGCGATAGCCCCAAGCATCTGTCCTGGCTCTCTCATGTTGCTCGTGTGCGAACCGTGTTTCGCGTTGCCGATAACACCTCGGGGTTCGGACGCACGACGCCCGCCGCCCGGGCTGCCGAGCGTGAACTGGCTGCCGCCGCCGATCTGGTGGTGTACAGTGCGGAGACTTTGAAAGAGTATGTGGAAGGCCTGAAGCCTCGTCGCATGGCCCATTTGCCGAACGGTGTGAATTTTTCCCACTTTGCGAGACCTGATGTGCCCGTTCCGTCCGAGTATGCCTCGATCCGCCGTCCCGTTGCGGTCTACGCAGGCTATATGGACGCCTGGTTCGATTACGCGCTGGTGAATCAGCTTGTGGCGGCATTGCCGGACGTCTCGTTCGTCCTCATCGGGGGAACTCCCCATGCCCATGCCAGGTTCGCGCCGGCGGCCAATTTGCATTTACTCGGGCCCCGGCCGTTTTCACGGTTGCCGGAATATTTGCGGGCTGCGGATGTGGGGCTCATTCCGTTCGACGTGCGGAACCACCCGACGTTGGTTCATAGTATCCATCCCTTGAAGCTCTATGAATATCTCGCGGCAGGGCTGCCTGTGGTCGCCACCCGTTGGCGGGAATTGGAGCGGCTGCAGAGCCCGGCGACGCTCTGCGAGTCCGCCGAGCAGTTTGTGACGGCGATCGAAGGCTGCGTCACTCGCGAGCCTCAGCGGGCGCTCTACCGCGCGTATGCGGAACAAGCCGATTGGAAACACCGCGTCTCGCGGTTGCTGCAGTTGGCGCAGTCCGGTTGA